From the Manihot esculenta cultivar AM560-2 chromosome 3, M.esculenta_v8, whole genome shotgun sequence genome, one window contains:
- the LOC110611262 gene encoding nudix hydrolase 2 isoform X2, producing the protein MVESVSILGNSAPIENGVNHVKLLPASNDDHEGVIVDMKEPMEPDVFLTLLRASLSLWRQQAKRGVWIKLPIELVNLVETAVKEGFWYHHAEPSYLMLVYWIPETASTIPANASHRVGIGAIVINDKREVLVVQEKSGRFRGTGVWKIPTGVVDEGEDIFKAAMREVKEETGIDTEFQEILAFRQSHKSFFGKSDLFFLCFLHPLSFDIQNQELEIEAAQWMPFEEYAAQPFAQKHELFKYIADLCLAKLDRSYAGFSPLPTTSFFNDQISYLYSNIQDLKRTSSADHQ; encoded by the exons TTGAAAATGGTGTTAATCATGTTAAATTGCTTCCTGCATCTAATGATGATCATGAGGGTGTAATAGTTGACATGAAGGAGCCTATGGAACCTGACGTATTTCTCACCTTGCTCAGAGCTTCATTATCACTGTGGAGGCAACAG GCGAAGAGGGGAGTTTGGATTAAGTTACCCATTGAACTTGTAAATCTTGTAGAAACTGCAGTTAAG gaAGGATTTTGGTACCACCATGCTGAGCCAAGTTACCTTATGCTTGTTTACTGGATTCCTGAAACTGCAAGTACAATCCCTGCTAATGCTTCACATAGAGTAGGTATTGGTGCTATTGTCATTAATGACAAAAGAGAG GTGCTTGTTGTCCAGGAAAAGAGTGGCAGATTTCGAGGAACAGGGGTGTGGAAAATTCCCACTGGAGTTGTTGATGAG GGTGAGGATATCTTCAAGGCAGCTATGAGAGAAGTAAAAGAAGAGACAGGA ATTGACACAGAGTTTCAGGAGATTTTGGCGTTCAG ACAGTCACACAAATCATTCTTTGGGAAGTCAGATTTATTTTTTCTGTGCTTCCTGCATCCCTTATCTTTTGACATCCAGAATCAAGAACTAGAAATTGAAGCAGCCCAG TGGATGCCATTTGAGGAATATGCGGCTCAACCGTTTGCCCAGAAGCATGAACTTTTCAAGTATATTGCTGACTTATGCTTAGCAAAGCTGGACCGAAGTTATGCTGGATTTTCTCCATTGCCTACAACATCATTTTTTAATGACCAGATAAGTTACTTGTATTCAAACATCCAAGATTTGAAGCGTACAAGTTCCGCTGATCACCAATAG
- the LOC110611262 gene encoding nudix hydrolase 2 isoform X1, giving the protein MVESVSILGNSAPIENGVNHVKLLPASNDDHEGVIVDMKEPMEPDVFLTLLRASLSLWRQQAKRGVWIKLPIELVNLVETAVKEGFWYHHAEPSYLMLVYWIPETASTIPANASHRVGIGAIVINDKREVLVVQEKSGRFRGTGVWKIPTGVVDEGEDIFKAAMREVKEETGIDTEFQEILAFRQSHKSFFGKSDLFFLCFLHPLSFDIQNQELEIEAAQVISGNAQGVTSLVIQWMPFEEYAAQPFAQKHELFKYIADLCLAKLDRSYAGFSPLPTTSFFNDQISYLYSNIQDLKRTSSADHQ; this is encoded by the exons TTGAAAATGGTGTTAATCATGTTAAATTGCTTCCTGCATCTAATGATGATCATGAGGGTGTAATAGTTGACATGAAGGAGCCTATGGAACCTGACGTATTTCTCACCTTGCTCAGAGCTTCATTATCACTGTGGAGGCAACAG GCGAAGAGGGGAGTTTGGATTAAGTTACCCATTGAACTTGTAAATCTTGTAGAAACTGCAGTTAAG gaAGGATTTTGGTACCACCATGCTGAGCCAAGTTACCTTATGCTTGTTTACTGGATTCCTGAAACTGCAAGTACAATCCCTGCTAATGCTTCACATAGAGTAGGTATTGGTGCTATTGTCATTAATGACAAAAGAGAG GTGCTTGTTGTCCAGGAAAAGAGTGGCAGATTTCGAGGAACAGGGGTGTGGAAAATTCCCACTGGAGTTGTTGATGAG GGTGAGGATATCTTCAAGGCAGCTATGAGAGAAGTAAAAGAAGAGACAGGA ATTGACACAGAGTTTCAGGAGATTTTGGCGTTCAG ACAGTCACACAAATCATTCTTTGGGAAGTCAGATTTATTTTTTCTGTGCTTCCTGCATCCCTTATCTTTTGACATCCAGAATCAAGAACTAGAAATTGAAGCAGCCCAGGTAATTTCGGGAAATGCACAAGGCGTTACCTCTCTAGTAATTCAG TGGATGCCATTTGAGGAATATGCGGCTCAACCGTTTGCCCAGAAGCATGAACTTTTCAAGTATATTGCTGACTTATGCTTAGCAAAGCTGGACCGAAGTTATGCTGGATTTTCTCCATTGCCTACAACATCATTTTTTAATGACCAGATAAGTTACTTGTATTCAAACATCCAAGATTTGAAGCGTACAAGTTCCGCTGATCACCAATAG